In Glycine max cultivar Williams 82 chromosome 10, Glycine_max_v4.0, whole genome shotgun sequence, the DNA window TGCTGTAAAttagaaaggaaaaaattgGGAACAAATAGaatgtttttattgtttttatttttgtgcatagcataaaaatgtcttttttttttgtttgaatgggttgataaaagagagaaaaagtagAAATgtattaattcttttataatattaaaaatgttttttaaaataaattaaaagggataaaaacttttaattcttttgggggataaatctattttttatttatataaatatttgtattgttactttttttaattacctcaaaaagaaatatttgtgacaaaataagaataattttataaaatgttgttattttttaattctaaaatatactaaaacaataaatacacCGTATTTTAAAGATATATTGTTAATGTAAAATATCACGGTAAGATTTACGGGTAAGTacaattttattatcaaattcaaattggGTTAGAGGTTGATTCTAATTGGATCAACAAAGTctgaatatttaaaaactattttttactttGGTAAGAATTAAAATCTTTCAGAACAGCAATTTGCTTTGTAATAGAGCTtcccaaattattttttcatttttctaaaagttaaaatatttttagtttcgcttttaaattttaataattcacTTAACCCTAGCTTAACCACTAAAGAgtccaatttaaaaaaaaaaaaaaaaaaagtgggttaGATCGAAACAAAGAAGCCACGCAAGGCAAGGGTTTTCATCTTTTCAACAACAGTCGAACGGCGAACGTTCGCAAGAGACGCAACACAAAGTTGAACGAGGAATAGGCGTGTAGGGAAACCGTTTCATTTTCAAGCGCGTGACTTTCAAATCCAATCTTCCATACCAATGGCCTTCAGCAACGCTCTCAGATCTGCCGCGAAGCTTGTCGCTTCTTCCGAATCCTCCCTCTCTAACTCAGGTCAAATCCCccctttccttcatttttttttatcgtgaTGTGTAACAATTCGCGAAATTTGATGCAATCTTTTGTCTGTACGATGGTGTTCCTTTTGGTTGTTTTAAGATGAATCTGGTTAAGGATGTAGCagattttgctttttttattgGGTGAGgtttttcttacttttatttttttagtttttagggTGTGCTGGTTTcagaaacaaaatcaaattagtTTGTTGCTGTTTGTACTGTATTGAATGTTATTGTTGGTgccaaggttttaaatatcgGTCACGGTTGCGTCGCATTTGTTAATATCGCAGCAAATCGCGGACAAATGCGGCCGATACCGTCCCAATTGTCATCGCGTTGCAGTCGCAGACAGTTAAAAAACCTTGATGCTGTGACCCAAATCACGGTCACGGACcgatatttaaaaccttggttggtgcttttttttaattggattcaattcaataatttcaataaattttatatacctACGCTGGAAATGAAATGCAATCAGTGAGAGACATAAACTGTGTGGTTTGATTAGATGTGTGATTCGTGCTGATTTCAATTTTGGAGATTGTAGAGTTTGGTGTGGGAGAGGTGTTGGGGGTGACTTGAGTTGAGGGATGTTTTCTAGTTGAATGTAGAAAACTGGACCAAAAGGGGGGCAAGGTCTTGGTTTGAGAGTGCCACTTTGTGGGTCACGGGTTGTGTGTTTCTGTAGATTAGAGGAGGTTGAGCTTGGTGAATTTCAAGAGGAAATGTAGTGGGGTTGGGGTTGGGGTTGGTCATGACTCGTGAGCGATGGCGAAGGTAGTTCAAACAAGGGAGCTGGAGAGTTGAGACCATGTAACCTTTAACTTTGGGGAATTTCTTGTGTTTGATTATGTGTCCCTTTTACAGCATGAAAGTGGTATAATTGTTGGGGTAGAAGGAGTCTTATTTCCTGTTGCGTGTTTGCTGATTTTTTGCTCTCCTGAATGTGGGGGTTATAACTGCATAGTTAGTGCATACATCTACCCTTCAATCCGTATAACTGCATAGTTGGTGCATACATCTACCCTTCAATATATAGACCCCTCTAAGTGGGAGCTTCGTGCACTGAATTGCCCTTTTTATAGCTGCAAAATGTAGAATATTGGAAAAGTTCAGCTATgggtttaatttatatattagttGGTGGTAATGTTGATGGTACAGAGGTGTTGGCTTTTGGAAGAGCTTTGTTTTATTAAATGGAGGCatagttaaattaaatctttGTTTGTGGAGTTTTCTATGCAAGAAAGAGTGTTGGGAGGGCTTTAATTTGTTTCTTGTGAATTACTTAGTTTTCTTTACGTATCTGAGATTTTAGTATAAATGCTTTTATGTTGTTAAACTCACATTTTTATAATGAGGTTTCAAGTTCCAAATCCAGTATCCACTACCAAATTTATAGGgcatttagtttattttatgtttgagaGTTGGTATGAGAaggaatcaaaagaaaataaaagggaagagaagagaagggGATGGGGAATTAACAGTAACTTTCCTTTGCTGTGTTAAATTGTTTGTGATTACTTTCAATCTTCCAAGTTGATGTTCAAAAAGTATCCATGAAAATGCATAAGGCAGAAGTCTTGGATAATTACATGATAATCCTTCACTTTCTACCCCTTTTCTCTAAGCACTCCCAAACAAGGGCCCTTCTCTATCAAAATATACCCTTAAAATATATCTTGGGTCTTTAATGCCTATCATTTCTTGGTCCAGTTGCTGCCTAAATATTTACTATATTTATAAGGTTGCGATTTGAATTCTGTCTAGAGCTTTCATTTTTTACATGATTGAAAATCTGGCTGTATTTCTCACATTTGTTATAGAAAATTGTTATAAATGTAGAGATAAATTAAGCCTGTCAACCCACCTAGGGTGATAAGACATAGTTATTGTGGACATAGACTAAGCTTGGACTTTGGGCTTAATTAGCAGTATCTGATATTATACAGGagcaaaatattgaataattagTTATCATGCCAGTGCAGTTAATGCatataacattttaatattatagtaTTAGTCATTAGGTTATACTATATATCAATAAGGGATTTGTTGTAAGCGCATCTTGCAGCTATAATGGTTTGCTCAACTTCATTCCAGTGCAGTTAATGCAGGTTTTGCGACAGTACTCCTTCTAAACCcctagaaatatttttaaaagatttatggCATGGAGTAGCTGGCCCCATAAAAGCTATACCAGGGATGGCTGCTAtatcaaaatgatatatatatatatatatatatatatatatatatatatatatatatattcttcaaCCTCAACTATGTAATTTATACTAATCTAAatgctcaaaattttaaaaaatacccaACTAAAGTAATGGTCTAGATACATAATTACCATCAATCTAAAGCATAATTTGACTAGTCAATAATAATGAGAGGCTGAAGCTGAGGTTGAGTGCTCTGTTGGCTGCACCAAAGAGGAGCCACACCAGAAAATGTATGGCCTGCCAGAGATGGGTGATGCAAAGGGACTGAGCAGTATTGGGTCAATCTTTGAAGTGAAAGGTTGTGAAATGTGAACATGGGTGAAAGGTATAAAATCTAAAAGTCACCGTAAACTTCTGTGGGGTAGTCAAAGTTGAACAAAAGGGCAAAAATGGTGATGAGTTTGTCTGCTTTCTCCCAGTGATTCAGACTGTTATTGCCGAATCACAAAATTGGCGTcttttaaatttacatatactTGGAGACATTtgatttagtaaaaatattattaatttttatataatcatcaacatttATTGATATCTGAGTGTGTATGTGTTTGCATATCAATACCCATTTTAGATCCTTGGAAATTCACTGTTTTCATCAGAATTCACCTTCTTACTAGAAAACACTATTATGTTGACAGTGAGCAGAGGTTTTCATTCAACTGGCATGAAGAGGATGGGAGGTGGACATGGCCATGATGAGCCCTATTATCTTCATGCAAAGCACATGTACAACTTGGACAGGATGAAGCACCAGGGGTTGAAAATGTCCCTTGCTGTATTCACTGCTTTCAGCATTGGGGTTGCAGTTCCAGTGTATGCTGTCATTTTCCAGCAAAAGAAGACAGCTTCTAGCTAGGCTCGTCTTTTTACTTCCATTTGCAACAATAAGGTGGATTTGGGGATCCTAGACTAGCCTATGGATTTTGCTGTTCATTATTGCTTTGGACTTTATGTTCAACCTTCTATATGGATTTTCCAAATATATCtgataataatcaatttctctgcACGATCAAATACTCGTGCTTGGACACTCTcttgttttgcatttttgcaATCGGTTCTCATTTGTAGCTTTCTAAGTTTCTATATTAAGGTAGACCACGGCTAATATTCGTGAGTGGAATAGGTCTTGCATGGTGGGGAAAATTAATTTGTGCCGTATGATTAAAATAAAGGGTCTATGATGTGAGGGTGCACCATAGTGAAAAAGTAgcatataactatttttttcttgcaaacaaaattgcaaataaaaacttcaaaatACAGTCACTACCTTCTCATCCTAGACACCACCTTCTACCTCAGCAACTACCTTCTATCCCAGCCACCACGCGTCATCCACACATTTTCACATGCGTCATCCACACAGTTTTAAGTCATGACTTTCAATATTTGCTTCAAAATTCATCTCCAAATGGCCCAAATAATATCTTGGCGAAAGGaatcaaataatatattcaGATTGCCAATTGCAACATCAAATTTCATCACAGAAATAATTAAATCCCTTGAaacaatcattaatttttaaaaaggcaGTTTCACTGAAGTGTtgtatttgttttcttatttttcttttgaaataaattacttaaattatacttttttttgtgtgtgaataAAGTTGTTGAAGGAAATGATAATTGCAGAGAAATTGTTTGATTTAAGGCTTGTTTATTGTTAATTTACATAGTAATTTTCCTCatccttttatttataataaatgagaaaaaaattaatgtattttatcaTGTTATCATCCAATTTCTAGCCTTTCATTTTTCGTAGAAAATGAGCTTTTGACACCCCCCTAATAGGATGTTTACAAAACAGAACAAGTAATAATACCCAACCGGCAGTAGTCTTAATATTGTAATATTTGTTAAGATAAATTAAGATTTTAGTTCttcaacttttttaaattttggattttagtttctaaataaaattttgactgATCAAAATATCTAAACTTTTTTCAATATGATTTTAGTTTCCATCATTTATTTATATCGTTAAATGATGGTATgccaatatttttattattattttattgtgatTTATGGTAATTTGCTTTGTTGTGGTTAAAAAAGAAACGCCTTTAAATGTTTGTTGAAACTTTTAAAAGATATTAGACTAAATGATTAAgattgtcctttttttttctttttcactttctcCCTCCCTTTACCAATTTGCCTTTTCCAATTCCAACAAACTTCTGATTTGGTGTTGTTGCCaatctttcttcttcctcctagACCCTTGACTCCAAACTCAACCCCAACCCCTTATGAGACCCCAATTCCGACGACAAAATCagtttgcttattttttttttcttttttctgcagATCTGATAAAAgtgattgtgtttttttttttttttctgatttgaGAAAGGGACCCAACTGTGGTTTCTAGATCATTTTATTGTTACTTTTGTCCAATAATGATACATTAAATTTGTATCTaccaagttttatttttcatgtgtaTAATTAAGAATTGAATCCTAATTAagatgattaaaataaatgacttaattattttaggggAAAATATGCTTTTAGTTTATGCACTTtgtaaaattttttgttttagtgcaTGTACTTCTCCATTAAATATTTTGGTATATGAACTTTAAAAAGATAAGTGTTTTTACTCCCTCATAACAAGCATTATTAACACTACTTtagatttaattacaaattttatcacATAACTTTTATCATTTCACAAATTTTACCACTAAAGATTCtttcacaaattttatcattaacttTCAATATTTCACAAATATTGTCACCCaaaatttttcatttctatGCATTTTATCATCACATtagtaacaaataaattaacatcattttacttttctttaacattttttgtGTCCCATAATGATGGTAAAATGcgtaaaagtttaaaaatttagtGGCAAAAGAATGAAACTtaagtaataaatttataatcctattttatatacataaaatCACAATGTTACATGAAAGACTAAACCAcagaaatcacaaaaaaaaaaacttatgattgTCTCAGTTATTagccaaa includes these proteins:
- the LOC100499985 gene encoding uncharacterized protein LOC100499985 — encoded protein: MAFSNALRSAAKLVASSESSLSNSVSRGFHSTGMKRMGGGHGHDEPYYLHAKHMYNLDRMKHQGLKMSLAVFTAFSIGVAVPVYAVIFQQKKTASS